The following are encoded together in the Triticum dicoccoides isolate Atlit2015 ecotype Zavitan chromosome 6B, WEW_v2.0, whole genome shotgun sequence genome:
- the LOC119323313 gene encoding probable cellulose synthase A catalytic subunit 1 [UDP-forming], with amino-acid sequence MAANRGMVAGSHNRNEFVMIRNDGDAPAPGKEVKGTVGQACQICGDTVGVSATGDVFVACNECAFPVCRPCYEYERKDGVKCCPQCKTRYKRLKGSPRVPGDEEEEDVDDLDNEFNYKQGNGKGPEWQGEDIDLSSSSRHEPHHRIPRLTSGQQMSGEIPDASPDRHSIRSPTSSYVDPSVPVPVRIVDPSKDLNSYGLNSVDWKERVESWRVKQDKNMMQVTNKYPDARGGGGDMEGTGSNGEDMQMVDDARLPLSRIVPIPANQLNLYRIVIILRLIILCFFFQYRVSHPVRDAYGLWLVSVICEIWFALSWLLDQFPKWYPINRETYLDRLALRYDREGEPSQLCPIDIFVSTVDPLKEPPLITANTVLSILAVDYPVDKVSCYVSDDGSAMLTFESLSETAEFARKWVPFCKKHNIEPRAPEFYFQQKIDYLKDKIQPSFVKERRAMKREYEEFKIRINALVAKAQKVPEEGWTMADGTAWPGNNPRDHPGMIQVFLGHSGGLDTDGNELPRLVYVSREKRPGFQHHKKAGAMNALIRVSAVLTNGAYLLNVDCDHYFNSSKALREAMCFMMDPALGRKTCYVQFPQRFDGIDLHDRYANRNIVFFDINMKGLDGIQGPMYVGTGCCFNRQALYGYDPVLTEADLEPNIVVKSCCGGRKKKSKSYMDNKNRMMKRTESSAPIFNMDDIEEGIEGYEDERSMLMSQKRLEKRFGQSPIFTASTFMTQGGIPPSTNPASLLKEAIHVISCGYEDKTEWGKEIGWIYGSVTEDILTGFKMHARGWISIYCMPPRPCFKGSAPINLSDRLNQVLRWALGSVEILFSRHCPIWYNYGGRLKLLERVAYINTIVYPLTSLPLIAYCVLPAICLLTNKFIIPEISNYAGMFFILMFASIFATGILELRWSGVGIEDWWRNEQFWVIGGTSAHLFAVFQGLLKVLAGIDTNFTVTSKANDEDGDFAELYVFKWTSLLIPPTTVLVINLVGMVAGISYAINSGYQSWGPLFGKLFFSIWVILHLYPFLKGLMGKQNRTPTIVIVWSILLASIFSLLWVKIDPFISDTQKAVAMGQCGVNC; translated from the exons ATGGCGGCCAACCGGGGGATGGTCGCGGGGTCGCACAACCGCAACGAGTTCGTCATGATCCGCAACGACGGCGACGCGCCCGCCCCG GGTAAGGAGGTCAAAGGCACGGTTGGTCAGGCCTGCCAGATATGTGGCGACACTGTTGGGGTTTCGGCCACTGGTGATGTGTTTGTCGCCTGCAACGAGTGCGCCTTCCCGGTCTGCCGCCCTTGCTATGAGTATGAGCGCAAGGATGGGGTCAAATGCTGTCCCCAGTGCAAGACTAGATACAAGAGGCTCAAAG GTAGCCCCCGGGTTCCGggtgatgaggaggaagaagatgttgATGACCTGGACAATgagttcaactataagcaagggAATGGCAAAGGTCCAGAGTGGCAAGGAGAAGACATTGATTTGTCTTCATCTTCTCGCCATGAACCTCATCATCGTATTCCTCGGCTCACAAGTGGGCAACAG ATGTCCGGGGAAATCCCTGATGCTTCCCCCGATCGCCACTCTATCCGCAGCCCAACGTCAAGCTATGTTGATCCAAGTGTCCCAG TTCCTGTGAGGATTGTGGACCCTTCGAAGGATTTGAACTCCTATGGGCTTAACAGTGTTGACTGGAAGGAAAGAGTTGAAAGCTGGAGGGTTAAGCAGGACAAAAACATGATGCAGGTGACCAATAAATATCCAGatgcaagaggaggaggaggagacatgGAAGGAACTGGCTCAAATGGTGAAGATATGCAAAT GGTTGATGATGCACGTCTACCTCTGAGCCGTATAGTGCCTATTCCTGCAAACCAGCTCAACCTTTACCGGATAGTGATCATTCTCCGACTTATCATCCTGTGCTTCTTCTTCCAGTATCGTGTCAGTCATCCAGTGCGTGATGCTTATGGATTATGGCTAGTGTCTGTTATCTGTGAAATTTGGTTTGCCTTGTCTTGGCTTCTCGATCAGTTTCCAAAATGGTACCCAATCAACCGTGAAACATACCTTGACAGGCTTGCATTGAG GTATGATAGGGAGGGAGAGCCATCACAGCTGTGTCCCATTGATATCTTTGTCAGTACAGTGGATCCACTGAAGGAACCTCCACTGATCACAGCAAATACTGTCCTGTCCATTCTTGCTGTGGATTACCCTGTCGACAAAGTGTCATGCTATGTTTCTGATGATGGTTCGGCTATGTTGACGTTTGAGTCACTCTCTGAAACTGCAGAATTTGCTAGGAAGTGGGTTCCATTTTGCAAGAAGCACAACATTGAACCAAGGGCCCCAGAGTTTTACTTTCAGCAAAAAATAGATTACCTCAAGGACAAGATCCAGCCTTCTTTTGTGAAGGAAAGACGAGCAATGAAG AGAGAGTATGAAGAATTTAAGATACGAATCAATGCACTTGTTGCCAAAGCCCAAAAAGTGCCTGAAGAGGGGTGGACCATGGCTGATGGCACCGCTTGGCCTGGGAATAACCCGAGGGACCATCCTGGCATGATTCAG GTGTTCTTGGGGCACAGTGGTGGccttgacactgatggtaatgagtTGCCACGACTTGTGTATGTCTCTCGTGAAAAAAGACCAGGTTTCCAGCATCACAAGAAGGCTGGTGCAATGAATGCATTG ATTCGCGTGTCTGCCGTGTTGACAAATGGTGCCTATCTTCTTAATGTGGATTGTGATCACTACTTCAATAGCAGCAAAGCTCTTAGAGAAGCAATGTGCTTCATGATGGATCCCGCTCTAGGAAGGAAAACTTGCTATGTCCAATTTCCACAAAGATTTGATGGCATTGATTTGCACGATCGATATGCTAATCGCAACATAGTTTTCTTTGAT ATCAATATGAAAGGTTTAGATGGCATCCAGGGTCCAATGTATGTCGGAACAGGATGCTGTTTCAACAGGCAGGCCTTGTATGGCTATGATCCTGTATTAACTGAGGCTGATTTGGAACCTAACATTGTTGTTAAGAGCTGCTGCGGTGGTAGAAAGAAAAAGAGCAAGAGCTATATGGATAACAAAAACCGAATGATGAAGAGAACCGAGTCTTCTGCTCCCATCTTCAACATGGATGATAtagaagagggtatagaag GTTATGAGGATGAAAGGTCAATGCTTATGTCCCAGAAGAGATTGGAGAAACGATTTGGTCAGTCTCCTATATTTACTGCATCCACCTTTATGACTCAAGGAGGCATACCACCTTCAACAAACCCAGCTTCTCTACTAAAGGAAGCCATCCATGTCATCAGCTGTGGATACGAGGACAAGACCGAATGGGGAAAAGAG aTTGGCTGGATCTATGGTTCAGTTACTGAAGATATTCTTACTGGGTTTAAAATGCACGCAAGAGGGTGGATATCAATCTACTGCATGCCACCACGGCCTTGTTTCAAGGGTTCTGCGCCAATCAATCTGTCTGACCGTCTTAATCAAGTGCTCCGATGGGCCCTTGGGTCAGTTGAAATTCTGTTTAGCAGACATTGTCCTATCTGGTACAATTACGGTGGGCGGTTGAAACTTCTGGAGAGGGTGGCTTACATCAACACCATTGTTTATCCATTAACATCCCTCCCACTTATCGCCTATTGTGTGCTTCCTGCTATCTGCCTCCTCACCAACAAATTTATCATCCCCGAG ATCAGTAATTATGCTGGGATGTTCTTCATTCTCATGTTTGCCTCCATCTTTGCCACTGGTATATTGGAGCTCCGATGGAGTGGTGTCGGCATCGAGGACTGGTGGAGAAACGAGCAATTCTGGGTTATCGGTGGCACATCTGCCCATCTTTTCGCGGTGTTCCAGGGTCTGCTCAAGGTGCTGGCCGGGATCGACACCAACTTCACTGTCACATCCAAGGCGAACGACGAGGACGGCGACTTCGCCGAGCTATACGTGTTCAAGTGGACCAGTCTCCTGATCCCTCCGACCACCGTCCTGGTCATCAACCTTGTGGGCATGGTGGCCGGCATATCATACGCCATCAACAGCGGCTACCAATCCTGGGGCCCGCTCTTCGGAAAGCTCTTCTTCTCGATCTGGGTGATCCTCCATCTCTACCCCTTCCTCAAGGGTCTCATGGGAAAGCAGAACCGCACGCCGACCATCGTCATCGTCTGGTCCATCCTCCTCGCCTCCATCTTCTCCCTCCTGTGGGTGAAGATCGACCCGTTCATATCCGACACCCAGAAGGCCGTCGCCATGGGGCAGTGCGGCGTCAACTGCTGA